One segment of Primulina tabacum isolate GXHZ01 chromosome 14, ASM2559414v2, whole genome shotgun sequence DNA contains the following:
- the LOC142523961 gene encoding uncharacterized protein LOC142523961: protein MAMMRNSMNADISYYKAWKEKELADNMMKGDPTQSFNKLSCYLHMVERMNRGSITDIFVDEENRFKYMFLAFGACVRGYRSMRKVVSIDGTWLKGKYNGVLLVASAQDGNYHQYPLAWGIVDVECTSSWSWFLTKLLEVVPDEDELVIISDRHKGSLMRNRYPEAAQYLDERDSLDRWTRAYCPKTRYNIMTTNGVESINARLLEERKLPIIALLDSLQKLASSWFACYRHTSIASNTNLTPTIEGILRSRFTDAQGMQVFELGRMQFDVRSRGHSAIVDLESKRCTCRVFDIDRIPCAHAIAASWLANIDLYDMCSQYYSTMSWCMAYSETVYLVPKENEWPRNINFPLVLPPLLEKRVGRRKQNRFPSIGEFSKR, encoded by the exons ATGGCGATGATGCGCAATAGTATGAATGCTGATATATCATACTACAAGGCTTGGAAAGAGAAAGAACTAGCAGACAATATGATGAAAGGTGATCCTACGCAGAGTTTTAATAAATTGAGTTGTTATTTGCACATGGTTGAGCGGATGAATCGAGGAAGTATTACAGACATATTTGTCGACGAGGAAAATCGATTCAAGTATATGTTTCTTGCTTTTGGTGCATGCGTTAGAGGATATCGAAGTATGCGAAAAGTTGTATCAATTGATGGTACGTGGTTGAAGGGCAAATATAATGGTGTTTTACTAGTGGCATCGGCACAAGATGGAAATTATCACCAATATCCTTTGGCGTGGGGAATCGTAGATGTCGAGTGTACTTCTTCGTGGAGTTGGTTTTTAACGAAGTTGTTAGAAGTAGTACCAGACGAGGATGAATTGGTGATAATTTCTGACAGGCATAAGGGATCATTAATGCG GAATAGATATCCTGAGGCAGCGCAATATTTGGACGAGAGAGACTCACTTGATAGATGGACTCGAGCGTATTGTCCAAAGACCCGTTACAATATTATGACGACAAACGGGGTTGAGTCGATCAATGCTAGACTACTTGAAGAAAGGAAGCTGCCAATCATTGCACTCTTAGATTCTTTACAGAAACTGGCCTCATCTTGGTTTGCCTGTTATCGCCACACATCAATTGCAAGTAACACTAACTTGACCCCTACGATCGAGGGGATTCTTCGTAGCAGGTTCACAGATGCCCAAGGAATGCAAGTTTTTGAATTAGGACGTATGCAGTTTGATGTTAGGAGTCGTGGACATTCGGCCATAGTGGACCTCGAATCAAAAAGATGCACATGTCGAGTTTTTGATATTGATAGAATCCCATGTGCTCATGCCATCGCAGCTAGTTGGTTAGCGAATATTGATTTATATGATATGTGTTCACAGTACTATTCTACAATGTCATGGTGCATGGCTTACTCAGAGACTGTGTATCTCGTTCCAAAAGAAAATGAATGGCCACGCAACATTAATTTTCCATTGGTGTTGCCTCCTTTGCTAGAGAAGAGAGTTGGCAGAAGAAAACAAAACAGATTTCCTTCGATTGGTGAATTCAGCAAGAGATAG